GTACCTCGCAGATATGTGAAACTAATAAATCGATTTCGGCGGGCATCCTGACTCACTCAACTTGAGATTTTCTTTAATCTCAAATTGGTTCACAGTTGCGGGACAGCGCCGGATTTGCACCGAACTTTCCCCGTTACCTCTGGTAGCTGACTCCCACCAGAACCGAATAACCTTATCGATCATACACTCGCAACAGCCAAGATCCCCGACTTATTGAAGAAGTCGGGGATCTCGTTTGTGCGCGTTTGATTCAGGATTGCTTATACTGGACGACAGCCAGATAAAATACTGTGCATTTTCACTACTTGTCCAATAACTGCGATCGCAGGCGCACTAAATCCAGTTTCCTCTACTTGTGTGACTATTGTTTCCAATGTCCCAATTAATTCTTCTTGTTCTGGGCGCGTACCCCAGCGCACCAAAGCAATGGGCGTTTCTAAATTCAACCCAGCAGTACTTAATTCTTCCACAATATAAGGCAGATTGTGAATTCCCATATAAATTACAATGGTTTCGGAACCGTGAGCGATCGCACTCCAATTCACTTGCGGTCTATACTTACCTGCCGCCTCATGTCCAGTGACAAATGTCACCGATGAACTATACAGCCGATGCGTTAAAGGAATACCTGAATATGCTGCTGCTGCAATTCCCGATGTGATACCTGGCACAACTTCCGTTGAGATTCCAGCGTTGACTAATTCTTCCATCTCTTCGCCACCGCGACCAAAAATAAAGGGATCGCCACCCTTTAACCGCACCACAATTGCATGATCCTGCGCTTTATCAATCAGCAATTGAGTTGTTTCTGACTGCAACAACGAATGTCTCCCCGCCCGTTTACCAGCATTAATTTGCTCGGCTTGGGGATTAATCATTGCCAGAATTGCCGGACTCACCAAGGCATCATAGATGACTACATCTGCACATTCCAATAAACCTTTCGCCTTCAGGGTAATTAATCCTGGATCTCCTGGCCCCGCACCTACTAAATAAACCTTTCCCAAATACTTGTTCTCCTGCTTTTCTGTGCGGTTCATCTCTGTGTTAAATCCCAAATTAGCTCGGCTAATTCTGCACTTGCTCCCAGTGGCTTGGCCAGTTGGAAATTCACCGCAGAAAATTGTAATTTTAGCTCCTCTATTGAGGTGGCGATCGCATCGGTTATTCCACCAGCGAATAAAAAGTATGGCAAAATTGCAATTTCCCGATAACCAGCAGTTACTAACTCTTTCACCCGTGATTCTAAACTAGGAGGCCCAGCCCAATAAGCAGTCACGGCTCCCAAACTCGCCGCCATTGCTTCCACAGTTTCTTGCGAACCTGGGCGACGGCTACCATGAGCTAAGAGAATCCATGCTTCTGCTTTGATAGCAGCTATTTGCTTTGCCAGCAATTTCTCTAAATTAGGATGAGAACCTAAATATGGTTGCAACTCAATGATGATATCTTGACCAGTAGCCTGTTGTGCGAGTGCTACTTCGGCAGGAATATCTGTCATCACATGCACTCCCGGCAATAGAAATAGCGGTATAATTTTGAGGCGATTCTCATTTTGAGACTGTGTGCAATCGCCAAAAGCGCTTTTAGCAAATTGTTTAATCTGCTCGTGTAAAGGTTGAGGACTCATTTCTAAAGCAGCGATGCCAACTAAATGTTCGCTTGGCAATTTCTGACATACCAGACTAGCTAGTTGCTGCATAGCAATTTCTGGGCGGCGATCGCGACTTCCATGAGATAATAATAGATAGGCAGATGACATCGGCAAAGCTTGAACTTTCAGTTACTATATCTTACTTAAGATTCAGCTTGGGTTCATAAGTACTCTGGTAATTATTGAAACTATTATCAATTACTAAACAGAATTAGGGGTTGCATATTTGCGGGATGATTTTACTATTTTTGTGGGATGGGCAACATGAGCGTCCCTTGTAGTTCCGGGCGGGCAGGATGCCCACCCCACAAGAATCATCCCTTAATTCAGCAACACCCAGAATTATTCTTAATCACTTTTACAGCGGAATTCAAGTTGTAAAGTACACAACTATTCGTTTCAAAAGCAGGTATAAAGCTTGTTTTTATTCTGTTAGCGCAGCCGATTCTGATTACTGAATTCTGCTGTATATTCTTCCCCTGCTGCTTACCTTATTGTTCTTCGGCAGTGTAAGTATAAAATTGATTAAAAGCTCCTACCGTTTCAAATTTGTATGAAGGTATCCAAGAGTTTATTTTTAAATCTGTACGGTAAACACTAAAAATAAGGAAATCTTGCCTTTCTGTAGTCTTGGCAATAATTTCTTGGATTTGCGGGCTAGCCGAGTCAACCAATTTATCACAATTAAAACGGATTAAATTTTCTATAATATTCGTAGTTTTTTTACATACATCGGTTTTTAAGTATTTTGTCAGGCGTTGAACTGCATATTCTTCATATTCAACTTGA
This portion of the Nostoc sp. GT001 genome encodes:
- a CDS encoding DUF4359 domain-containing protein, whose product is MKPLTIIAYTGAAVGLAALGVTMAKTNPGQVEYEEYAVQRLTKYLKTDVCKKTTNIIENLIRFNCDKLVDSASPQIQEIIAKTTERQDFLIFSVYRTDLKINSWIPSYKFETVGAFNQFYTYTAEEQ
- the cobA gene encoding uroporphyrinogen-III C-methyltransferase — its product is MNRTEKQENKYLGKVYLVGAGPGDPGLITLKAKGLLECADVVIYDALVSPAILAMINPQAEQINAGKRAGRHSLLQSETTQLLIDKAQDHAIVVRLKGGDPFIFGRGGEEMEELVNAGISTEVVPGITSGIAAAAYSGIPLTHRLYSSSVTFVTGHEAAGKYRPQVNWSAIAHGSETIVIYMGIHNLPYIVEELSTAGLNLETPIALVRWGTRPEQEELIGTLETIVTQVEETGFSAPAIAVIGQVVKMHSILSGCRPV
- a CDS encoding sirohydrochlorin chelatase — protein: MSSAYLLLSHGSRDRRPEIAMQQLASLVCQKLPSEHLVGIAALEMSPQPLHEQIKQFAKSAFGDCTQSQNENRLKIIPLFLLPGVHVMTDIPAEVALAQQATGQDIIIELQPYLGSHPNLEKLLAKQIAAIKAEAWILLAHGSRRPGSQETVEAMAASLGAVTAYWAGPPSLESRVKELVTAGYREIAILPYFLFAGGITDAIATSIEELKLQFSAVNFQLAKPLGASAELAELIWDLTQR